From one Streptomyces mobaraensis genomic stretch:
- a CDS encoding S8 family serine peptidase — protein MNTPTSRHASRGGARRASRIAVAAAAAVALAATGAAPAFADGPQPPAATPAPGPVKPAGPEQDKLGSHGADLLAKAKSAGERTVTMMIATAPGQTGQIAGKLDSVQGASVGKEYDKLGYVRATVPTAKADAVIAEAQKLSSVHGIDLKQEIKLPDPTPRGDAVAGAKGPKSRSYPAPDKRTPAKNPYQPAFETGAVDFVEDHPKADGRGVTIGVLDSGVDLAHPALQKTTTGERKIVDWVTSTDPLADDDGTWLPMTQDVSGSSFSFNGRTYTAPAGSYQVALFRESATAGGDMKGDLNRDGDTTDSWAVLYDKAKGTVRVDLDDDGDFRNDAEMKPYKDGYQVGYFGKDDPKTAIAERIPFVVQVRKDVPMDPKGGNWAGKKADFVNIGVIESEHGTHVAGITAANGLFGGKMSGAAPGAKIVSSRACTWSGGCTNVALTEGMIDLVVNHGVDIVNMSIGGLPALNDGNNARSELYTRLIDTYGVQLVISAGNSGPGANTIGDPGLADKVLSVGASVSKETWAANYGSEVRTKYAMMPFSSRGPREDGGFAPVITAPGASINTTPTWEPGAPVAESGYDLPPGYGMLQGTSMASPQAAGASALLISAAKQKGMKLTPADLRTALTSTAKQIKGFQAYEQGSGLIDINEAWSALRHKATAHEYAVKAPVSTALSGSLKTPGFGTGLYDREGGLKAGQSKTYDVTVTRTSGPDKDVWHELKWRNNDGTFKLASRDEVRLPLNKPVTVKVTAKPKSAGIHSAILTVDDDRTEGIDKQIMTTVVVADPLAAPAYRVEKRGTAQRNATTSYFVTVPKGAKTLEIAMSGLAKDSQTRFIAINSYGVPVDPTTTTNCYPNYNNPANACRPDVRSYANPLPGVWEIEVESRRTSPLLDNPYTVTATVLGASFDPAVQKVKEAKVGTPATVTWKATNNFAQLDGKLQGGRLGSSKVARQEIAKGQKQTSKVTIGEGVTRFEAAIGGAADPKADLDLTVYKDGKPVGSSTSGGSDEQVVLTKPAPGEYTVEVTGYEVPSGTTAYDYRDVYFAPSLGEVKVPAGQSVKLGNGQSAQVTADVVVAGAAPEGRTFSGEVQLVNERGTVAGTGSVTIEKVVS, from the coding sequence ATGAACACCCCCACATCTCGCCACGCGTCCCGCGGCGGCGCGAGACGCGCGTCCCGAATAGCCGTCGCCGCCGCCGCGGCGGTGGCACTCGCCGCCACGGGCGCGGCACCCGCCTTCGCCGACGGGCCGCAACCGCCGGCCGCGACGCCGGCCCCGGGCCCGGTCAAGCCGGCCGGCCCCGAGCAGGACAAGCTCGGTTCGCACGGCGCGGACCTGCTCGCCAAGGCCAAGTCCGCGGGCGAGCGGACCGTCACCATGATGATCGCCACCGCCCCCGGCCAGACGGGGCAGATCGCCGGGAAGCTCGACTCCGTCCAGGGCGCCTCGGTGGGCAAGGAGTACGACAAGCTCGGCTACGTCCGGGCGACCGTCCCCACCGCCAAGGCCGACGCCGTGATCGCCGAGGCGCAGAAGCTGTCGTCGGTGCACGGCATCGACCTCAAGCAGGAGATCAAGCTTCCCGACCCGACGCCGCGCGGTGACGCGGTGGCGGGCGCCAAGGGGCCCAAGAGCCGCTCCTACCCGGCGCCCGACAAGCGGACCCCGGCCAAGAACCCGTACCAGCCGGCCTTCGAGACCGGCGCCGTGGACTTCGTCGAGGACCACCCCAAGGCCGACGGCCGGGGCGTCACCATCGGCGTCCTGGACTCCGGAGTGGACCTGGCCCACCCCGCGCTGCAGAAGACCACCACCGGCGAGCGCAAGATCGTCGACTGGGTGACGTCCACCGACCCGCTGGCGGACGACGACGGCACCTGGCTGCCGATGACGCAGGACGTGTCCGGCTCCTCGTTCTCCTTCAACGGCCGCACCTACACCGCCCCCGCGGGCTCCTACCAGGTGGCCCTGTTCCGGGAGAGCGCGACCGCGGGCGGCGACATGAAGGGCGACCTCAACCGGGACGGCGACACCACCGACTCCTGGGCCGTCCTCTACGACAAGGCCAAGGGCACCGTCCGCGTCGACCTCGACGACGACGGCGACTTCCGGAACGACGCCGAGATGAAGCCGTACAAGGACGGCTACCAGGTCGGCTACTTCGGCAAGGACGACCCGAAGACCGCCATCGCCGAGCGCATCCCGTTCGTCGTGCAGGTCCGCAAGGACGTCCCGATGGACCCGAAGGGCGGAAACTGGGCCGGCAAGAAGGCCGACTTCGTCAACATCGGCGTCATCGAGTCGGAGCACGGCACGCACGTCGCGGGCATCACCGCGGCCAACGGCCTGTTCGGCGGGAAGATGAGCGGCGCCGCCCCCGGCGCGAAGATCGTCTCCTCGCGCGCCTGCACCTGGAGCGGCGGCTGCACCAACGTCGCGCTCACCGAGGGCATGATCGACCTGGTCGTCAACCACGGCGTCGACATCGTCAACATGTCGATCGGCGGCCTGCCGGCCCTCAACGACGGCAACAACGCCCGCTCCGAGCTCTACACGCGCCTCATCGACACCTACGGCGTGCAGCTCGTCATCTCCGCGGGCAACAGCGGCCCCGGCGCCAACACCATCGGCGACCCCGGCCTCGCGGACAAGGTCCTCAGCGTCGGCGCCTCCGTCTCCAAGGAGACCTGGGCCGCCAACTACGGGTCCGAGGTCCGGACCAAGTACGCGATGATGCCGTTCTCCTCCCGCGGCCCGCGCGAGGACGGCGGCTTCGCGCCGGTCATCACCGCCCCCGGCGCGTCCATCAACACCACGCCGACCTGGGAGCCGGGCGCGCCCGTCGCCGAGTCCGGCTACGACCTGCCCCCGGGCTACGGCATGCTCCAGGGCACCTCGATGGCCTCCCCGCAGGCCGCGGGCGCCTCGGCGCTGCTGATCTCGGCCGCCAAGCAGAAGGGGATGAAGCTCACCCCCGCCGACCTGCGCACGGCCCTCACCAGCACCGCCAAGCAGATCAAGGGCTTCCAGGCGTACGAGCAGGGCTCCGGCCTGATCGACATCAACGAGGCGTGGAGCGCGCTGCGCCACAAGGCCACCGCGCACGAGTACGCCGTGAAGGCGCCGGTCTCCACGGCCCTCTCCGGCTCCCTGAAGACGCCCGGCTTCGGCACCGGCCTCTACGACCGCGAGGGCGGCCTCAAGGCGGGCCAGTCGAAGACGTACGACGTGACCGTGACCCGCACCTCCGGTCCGGACAAGGACGTCTGGCACGAGCTGAAGTGGCGCAACAACGACGGAACGTTCAAGCTGGCGAGCCGTGACGAGGTCCGGCTGCCGCTGAACAAGCCCGTCACCGTCAAGGTCACGGCGAAGCCGAAGTCGGCGGGCATCCACAGCGCGATCCTCACCGTGGACGACGACCGCACCGAGGGCATCGACAAGCAGATCATGACGACGGTCGTGGTCGCGGATCCGCTGGCCGCCCCGGCCTACCGGGTCGAGAAGCGCGGTACGGCCCAGCGCAACGCCACCACCTCGTACTTCGTGACCGTGCCCAAGGGCGCCAAGACGCTGGAGATCGCGATGAGCGGTCTGGCGAAGGACAGCCAGACCCGGTTCATCGCCATCAACTCCTACGGCGTCCCGGTCGACCCGACCACCACGACCAACTGCTACCCCAACTACAACAACCCGGCCAACGCCTGCCGCCCGGACGTGCGCTCGTACGCCAACCCGCTGCCGGGCGTCTGGGAGATCGAGGTCGAGTCGCGGCGCACCTCGCCGCTGCTGGACAACCCCTACACGGTGACCGCCACCGTGCTGGGCGCCTCCTTCGACCCGGCCGTGCAGAAGGTGAAGGAGGCGAAGGTCGGCACCCCGGCCACCGTCACCTGGAAGGCGACGAACAACTTCGCCCAGCTCGACGGCAAGCTCCAGGGCGGCCGCCTCGGCTCGTCCAAGGTCGCCCGCCAGGAGATCGCCAAGGGCCAGAAGCAGACGTCCAAGGTCACCATCGGTGAGGGCGTCACCCGCTTCGAGGCCGCCATCGGCGGCGCCGCCGACCCCAAGGCCGACCTCGACCTCACCGTCTACAAGGACGGCAAGCCGGTCGGCTCCTCCACCAGTGGCGGCTCCGACGAGCAGGTCGTCCTGACCAAGCCCGCCCCGGGCGAGTACACGGTCGAGGTCACCGGCTACGAGGTGCCCTCCGGCACCACGGCCTACGACTACCGGGACGTCTACTTCGCCCCCTCCCTGGGCGAGGTCAAGGTCCCGGCCGGCCAGTCCGTCAAGCTCGGCAACGGCCAGTCCGCCCAGGTCACGGCCGACGTCGTGGTCGCCGGCGCGGCCCCCGAGGGCCGGACGTTCTCCGGCGAGGTCCAGCTCGTCAACGAGCGCGGGACGGTCGCGGGGACCGGCAGCGTGACGATCGAGAAGGTCGTTTCCTGA
- a CDS encoding TIGR03767 family metallophosphoesterase, translated as MHSRSGRSASHFDRRGFLAAAGAVGTGLALGAAGSAAADEPVPHTPGALPDGGAAGTETAAAPTGAGTTLASVAAPRGTGKYKRLGDGPGWPRVVRTELAPARADRTRRRTTLASFVQFTDLHLTDVQHPLRYEFFRAGGEGAWRPHEALTLPGVASLVERVNKLRRGPATGTPLRFVITTGDNGDENAKIEAEWFLTALSGGRMNPNTGDPRHYEGVQNSGLKLYWHPESSLRDQDKAVGYPRIPGYLNAAMRSVNSPGLNIPWYSTFGNHDLLSGGCYPAAGSFISDVAVGGKKLYTISADEAKWLMDGELHGADPKGKRIEELLRKHKKELRSVTPDARRVPLTQRQYVALHLDRRYTGRGPVGHGYTKDNLDSGNLYYSFRVSDRVVGISLDSTDPGGHYQGSIGTAQLDWLDRTLKAHRDEYALVFSHHPSWSMNNTVPDPARPNEQRHGGDEMIALLQRHKNVLAWINGHSHRNRIRPRGTFWEIATASHVDYPQLARVIEITDNRDGTISLYTTLIESAAPHRTDYHDLSQTGLAALYRELAFNAPGNDPTLVGEATDRNTELLLKR; from the coding sequence ATGCACAGCAGATCCGGCAGATCAGCCTCGCACTTCGACCGCCGCGGGTTCCTGGCCGCCGCGGGCGCCGTCGGCACCGGCCTCGCCCTGGGCGCCGCCGGTTCAGCCGCCGCCGACGAGCCCGTCCCGCACACCCCGGGCGCGCTCCCCGACGGTGGCGCGGCCGGCACCGAGACCGCGGCCGCCCCGACGGGCGCCGGCACCACGCTCGCCTCCGTCGCCGCCCCGCGCGGCACCGGAAAGTACAAGCGGCTCGGCGACGGCCCCGGCTGGCCCCGCGTCGTCCGTACGGAGCTGGCCCCCGCGCGCGCCGACCGCACCCGGCGGCGCACCACGCTCGCGTCGTTCGTGCAGTTCACCGACCTGCACCTGACGGACGTCCAACACCCGCTGCGCTACGAGTTCTTCCGCGCCGGCGGCGAGGGCGCCTGGCGCCCGCACGAGGCGCTCACCCTGCCCGGCGTGGCCTCCCTCGTCGAACGCGTCAACAAGCTGCGCCGCGGCCCGGCCACCGGCACCCCGCTCCGCTTCGTCATCACCACCGGCGACAACGGCGACGAGAACGCCAAGATCGAGGCCGAGTGGTTCCTCACCGCCCTCAGCGGCGGCCGGATGAACCCCAACACCGGCGACCCGCGCCACTACGAGGGCGTCCAGAACAGCGGCCTCAAGCTCTACTGGCACCCCGAGAGCTCCCTCCGCGACCAGGACAAGGCCGTCGGCTACCCGCGCATCCCCGGCTACCTCAACGCCGCCATGAGGAGCGTCAACAGCCCCGGCCTGAACATCCCCTGGTACTCCACCTTCGGCAACCACGACCTGCTCTCCGGCGGTTGCTACCCGGCCGCCGGCTCGTTCATCAGCGACGTCGCCGTGGGCGGCAAGAAGCTGTACACCATCTCCGCCGACGAGGCGAAGTGGCTGATGGACGGGGAGTTGCACGGCGCCGACCCCAAGGGCAAGCGCATAGAGGAACTGCTGCGCAAGCACAAGAAGGAGCTCCGCAGCGTCACCCCGGACGCCCGCCGCGTGCCCCTGACCCAGCGTCAGTACGTCGCCCTGCACCTGGACCGCCGCTACACCGGCCGCGGCCCGGTCGGCCACGGCTACACCAAGGACAACCTCGATTCAGGCAACCTCTACTACAGCTTCCGCGTCTCCGACCGGGTCGTCGGCATCAGCCTCGACTCCACCGACCCCGGCGGCCACTACCAGGGCTCCATCGGCACCGCCCAGCTCGACTGGCTGGACCGCACCCTCAAGGCGCACCGCGACGAGTACGCCCTGGTCTTCAGCCACCACCCTAGCTGGAGCATGAACAACACCGTCCCCGACCCCGCCCGCCCCAACGAGCAGCGGCACGGCGGCGACGAGATGATCGCCCTCCTCCAGCGCCACAAGAACGTCCTCGCCTGGATCAACGGCCACAGCCACCGCAACCGCATCCGCCCCCGCGGCACCTTCTGGGAGATCGCCACCGCCTCCCACGTCGACTACCCGCAGCTCGCCCGCGTCATCGAGATCACCGACAACCGCGACGGCACGATCTCCCTCTACACCACCCTCATCGAATCCGCGGCCCCCCACCGCACCGACTACCACGACCTCTCCCAGACGGGCCTCGCCGCCCTCTACCGCGAACTCGCCTTCAACGCCCCGGGCAACGACCCCACCCTGGTGGGCGAGGCGACGGACCGGAACACGGAGTTGCTGCTCAAGCGGTGA